From one Meles meles chromosome 18, mMelMel3.1 paternal haplotype, whole genome shotgun sequence genomic stretch:
- the HES7 gene encoding transcription factor HES-7 isoform X1: MARGGPTPGCEQPGPPSLACRHFLRKPPSAHAPFCRGSCSWLEMLKPLVEKRRRDRINRSLEELRLLLLERTRDQNLRNPKLEKAEILEFAVGYLRERSRVEPPGVPRSPAQDAEALASCYLSGFRECLLRLAAFAHDASPAARAQLFSALHGYLRPKPPRPEPVDPRPQAPRPPLDPAAPAPGPALHQRPPVHQGPRSPRCAWSPSPCSPRAGDCGAPAPLTGLLPPPPPHRQDGAPKAPPPPPPAFWRPWP, from the exons ATGGCCAGGGGCGGCCCCACACCCGGGTGCGAACAGCCCGGGCCCCCGAGCCTCGCGTGCAG acaCTTTCTCCGGAAGCCTCCGAGTGCTCACGCACCATTCTGCAGAGGGTCGTGTTCTTGGCTTGAG ATGCTGAAGCCGCTGGTGGAGAAGCGGCGCCGGGACCGCATCAACCGCAGCCTGGAAGAGctcaggctgctgctgctggagcgGACCCGGGACCAG AACCTCCGCAACCCGAAGCTGGAGAAAGCAGAGATACTGGAGTTCGCCGTGGGCTACTTGAGGGAGCGAAGCCGGGTGGAGCCCCCGG GGGTTCCCCGGTCCCCAGCCCAGGACGCCGAGGCGCTCGCCAGCTGCTACCTGTCCGGCTTCCGCGAGTGCCTGCTTCGCCTGGCGGCCTTCGCGCACGACGCCAGCCCGGCCGCCCGCGCCCAGCTCTTCTCCGCGCTGCACGGCTACCTGCGCCCCAAGCCGCCCCGGCCGGAACCGGTAGATCCGAGGCCCCAAGCGCCGCGCCCACCGCTGGACCCCGCCGCCCCGGCGCCCGGCCCCGCGCTGCACCAGCGCCCCCCAGTGCACCAGGGCCCCCGTAGCCCGCGCTGCGCCTGGTCCCCGTCCCCCTGCTCGCCCCGCGCCGGGGATTGCGGCGCGCCGGCGCCCCTCACCGgactgctgccgccgccgccgccgcacaGACAAGACGGGGCGCCCAaggccccgccgcccccgccgcccgcttTCTGGAGACCTTGGCCCTGa
- the ALOXE3 gene encoding hydroperoxide isomerase ALOXE3 — protein sequence MAVYRVCVTTGPYLMAGTLDNISVTLVGTCGESPKQLLDRLGRDFAPGSVQKYKVRCSADLGELLLLRLHKERYAFFPKDSWYCSCLCVTAPDGTRSHFPCYQWIEGYCTIELRPGTAKTICQDSLPLLLDHRRRELQGRQECYRWKVYAPGFPGMIDVSSFEEMETDKKFALTKMTPRADQGDSSGNRYLPGFPMKIDFPSLMHMEPNIRYSATKTVSLIFNAIPASLGMKLRGLLDRKGSWKKLDDIRNIFWCHKTVISEYVTEHWCEDPFFGYQYLNGVNPVMLHCLSSLPSKLPVTNDMVAPLLGPDTCLRTELERGNIFLADYWILADAPVHCLNGRPQYVAAPLCLLWLNPQGALVPLAIQLSQTPGPYSPIFLPTDSYWDWLLAKTWVRNSEFLVHENNTHFLCTHLLCEAFAMATLRQLPLCHPIYKLLLPHTRYTLQVNTIARATLLNPEGLVDKVTSVGRQGLLYLISTALAHFTYTDFCLPDSARARGVLAIPNYHYRDDGLRIWAAIESFVSEIVGYYYPSNASVQQDSELQAWVGEIFARAFLGRESSGFPRRLCTPGELVKFLTAIIFNCSAQHAAVNSGQHDFGAWMPNTPSSMRQPPPQTKGTATLKSYLDTLPEVNVTCNNLLLFWLVSQEPKDQRPLGTYPDEHFTEEAPRRSIAAFQNRLAQISREIRERNQGLELPYAYLDPPLIENSVSI from the exons atgGCCGTGTACCGCGTGTGTGTGACCACGGGTCCCTACCTGATGGCTGGCACGCTGGACAACATCTCTGTCACCCTGGTGGGCACTTGTGGAGAGAGCCCCAAACAGCTGCTGGATCGCCTGGGCAGGGACTTCGCCCCTGGATCT GTACAGAAATACAAGGTGCGCTGCTCCGCGGACCTGGGCGAGCTCTTGCTGCTGCGTCTGCACAAGGAGCGCTATGCCTTCTTCCCCAAGGACTCCTGGTACTGCAGCTGCCTCTGTGTCACGGCCCCCGACGGCACCCgttcccacttcccctgctatCAGTGGATTGAGGGCTATTGTACCATAGAGCTGCGACCAGGAACAG CAAAAACCATTTGTCAggactcccttcccctccttctggACCACAGGAGACGGGAACTCCAGGGCCGACAGGAATGCTACCG CTGGAAAGTTTACGCCCCTGGCTTCCCCGGGATGATAGACGTCAGCAGCTTTGAGGAGATGGAAACAGACAAGAAGTTTGCCTTGACCAAGATGACACCTCGAGCAGACCAAGGGGACAG CAGTGGGAATCGGTACCTGCCTGGCTTCCCCATGAAGATTGACTTCCCGTCCCTGATGCACATGGAGCCCAACATTCGCTACTCGGCCACCAAGACAGTCTCCCTGATCTTCAACGCCATCCCCGC GTCCTTGGGCATGAAGCTCCGCGGGCTGTTGGACCGCAAGGGCTCCTGGAAGAAGCTGGATGACATCCGGAATATCTTCTGGTGCCACAAGACGGTCATTTCGG AGTACGTTACAGAGCACTGGTGCGAGGACCCCTTCTTCGGGTACCAGTACCTGAACGGCGTCAACCCCGTCATGCTTCACTGCCTCTCCAGTTTGCCCAGCAAGCTGCCCGTCACCAATGACATGGTGGCCCCCTTGCTGGGACCCGACACCTGCCTGCGGACAGAACTAGAG AGGGGGAACATTTTCCTAGCCGACTACTGGATCCTGGCCGACGCCCCCGTCCACTGCCTCAACGGCCGCCCCCAGTACGTGGCCGCCCCGCTCTGCCTGCTGTGGCTCAACCCGCAGGGGGCGCTGGTGCCCCTGGCCATCCAG CTCAGCCAGACCCCCGGGCCGTACAGCCCCATCTTTCTGCCCACTGACTCTTACTGGGACTGGCTGCTGGCCAAGACGTGGGTGCGCAACTCCGAGTTCCTGGTGCACGAGAACAACACGCACTTTCTGTGCACGCATCTGCTGTGCGAGGCCTTCGCCATGGCCACACTGCGCCAGCTGCCGCTCTGCCATCCGATCTACAAG CTCCTGCTCCCCCACACTCGCTACACGCTGCAGGTGAACACCATCGCGCGGGCCACGCTGCTCAACCCCGAGGGCCTCGTGGACAAG GTCACCTCGGTGGGGAGACAAGGCCTCCTCTACCTCATAAGCACCGCTCTGGCTCACTTCACCTACACCGATTTCTGCCTTCCGGACAGCGCGCGGGCCCGCGGCGTCCTGGCCATCCCCAACTACCACTACCGGGACGACGGCCTGAGGATCTGGGCGGCCATTGAGAG CTTTGTCTCAGAAATCGTGGGCTACTATTACCCCAGCAATGCGTCTGTGCAGCAAGACTCGGAGCTGCAGGCCTGGGTTGGCGAGATCTTTGCTCGGGCGTTCCTGGGCCGGGAAAGCTCAG GCTTCCCGCGCAGACTGTGCACTCCAGGAGAGCTGGTGAAGTTCCTCACTGCCATCATCTTCAACTGCTCCGCCCAGCACGCCGCTGTCAACAGTGGGCAG CATGACTTTGGGGCCTGGATGCCCAATACCCCATCATCCATGAGACAGCCTCCACCCCAGACCAAAGGCACTGCCACCCTGAAGAGTTACCTAGACACTCTCCCAGAAGTGAATGTCACCTGTAACAACCTTCTCCTCTTCTGGTTGGTCAGCCAGGAGCCCAAAGACCAG
- the HES7 gene encoding transcription factor HES-7 isoform X2, with the protein MVTRDRAENRDGPKMLKPLVEKRRRDRINRSLEELRLLLLERTRDQNLRNPKLEKAEILEFAVGYLRERSRVEPPGVPRSPAQDAEALASCYLSGFRECLLRLAAFAHDASPAARAQLFSALHGYLRPKPPRPEPVDPRPQAPRPPLDPAAPAPGPALHQRPPVHQGPRSPRCAWSPSPCSPRAGDCGAPAPLTGLLPPPPPHRQDGAPKAPPPPPPAFWRPWP; encoded by the exons ATGGTCACTCGGGATCGAGCGGAGAATAGGGACGGCCCCAAG ATGCTGAAGCCGCTGGTGGAGAAGCGGCGCCGGGACCGCATCAACCGCAGCCTGGAAGAGctcaggctgctgctgctggagcgGACCCGGGACCAG AACCTCCGCAACCCGAAGCTGGAGAAAGCAGAGATACTGGAGTTCGCCGTGGGCTACTTGAGGGAGCGAAGCCGGGTGGAGCCCCCGG GGGTTCCCCGGTCCCCAGCCCAGGACGCCGAGGCGCTCGCCAGCTGCTACCTGTCCGGCTTCCGCGAGTGCCTGCTTCGCCTGGCGGCCTTCGCGCACGACGCCAGCCCGGCCGCCCGCGCCCAGCTCTTCTCCGCGCTGCACGGCTACCTGCGCCCCAAGCCGCCCCGGCCGGAACCGGTAGATCCGAGGCCCCAAGCGCCGCGCCCACCGCTGGACCCCGCCGCCCCGGCGCCCGGCCCCGCGCTGCACCAGCGCCCCCCAGTGCACCAGGGCCCCCGTAGCCCGCGCTGCGCCTGGTCCCCGTCCCCCTGCTCGCCCCGCGCCGGGGATTGCGGCGCGCCGGCGCCCCTCACCGgactgctgccgccgccgccgccgcacaGACAAGACGGGGCGCCCAaggccccgccgcccccgccgcccgcttTCTGGAGACCTTGGCCCTGa